Proteins co-encoded in one Bradyrhizobium sp. 170 genomic window:
- a CDS encoding NAD(P)/FAD-dependent oxidoreductase, whose product MTTTPKQPHHVVIVGAGFGGLETAFGLAGAPVRITLIDRRNHHLFQPLLYQVATASLATSEIAWPIRYLLRGRKEVTTLFANVSGVDAAEKRVLLEDGEALPYDTLVLATGARHAYFGHDEWEPFAPGLKTLEDATTLRRRILVAFERAERETDPVRRAALLTFVIIGAGPTGVEMAGTIADLAKDTLPPDFRNIDTHKTRVVLVEAGPRVLAGFPEDLSAYAQRSLEEIGVEVVLGQPVTECAIDGVVYGGNRLEARTIVWAAGVRASRAAEWLNAPADRAYRLKVEQDLTVPGHPDIFAVGDTVTIAGPDGNPVPGIAPAAKQQGRYVAALIKARLGGGTLPPFRYKHAGSLAQIGKKKAVIDFGRIKLRGNLAWWIWGIAHIYFLIGLRNRLSVALSWLWIHARDQRAARLITQGSSKVTG is encoded by the coding sequence ATGACGACAACGCCGAAACAGCCCCATCACGTGGTGATCGTCGGCGCCGGTTTTGGCGGCCTGGAGACCGCCTTCGGCCTCGCCGGTGCGCCGGTCAGGATCACGCTGATCGACCGCCGCAACCATCATCTGTTCCAGCCGCTGCTCTACCAGGTCGCAACCGCTTCGCTGGCGACGTCGGAAATTGCCTGGCCGATCCGCTACCTGCTGCGCGGACGCAAGGAGGTAACAACGCTCTTCGCAAATGTCAGCGGCGTCGATGCTGCTGAAAAGCGCGTGCTGCTCGAAGACGGCGAGGCGCTGCCTTATGACACGCTGGTGCTTGCCACCGGCGCCCGCCACGCCTATTTCGGCCACGATGAATGGGAGCCGTTCGCGCCGGGCCTGAAGACGCTGGAGGACGCCACCACGCTTAGACGTCGCATTCTCGTCGCCTTCGAGCGCGCCGAACGCGAGACCGATCCAGTGCGGCGCGCGGCGCTGCTGACCTTTGTCATCATCGGCGCCGGCCCCACCGGCGTCGAAATGGCCGGAACCATCGCCGACCTTGCCAAGGACACGCTGCCGCCGGATTTTCGCAACATCGACACCCACAAGACCCGCGTCGTCCTGGTCGAGGCCGGCCCGCGCGTGCTGGCAGGTTTTCCCGAGGACCTCTCCGCCTACGCGCAGCGCTCGCTGGAGGAGATCGGCGTCGAGGTGGTTCTGGGGCAGCCCGTCACCGAATGTGCCATCGATGGCGTCGTCTATGGCGGCAACAGACTGGAGGCCCGAACCATCGTCTGGGCCGCCGGCGTGCGCGCCTCGCGCGCGGCGGAATGGCTGAACGCGCCCGCCGACCGCGCCTACCGTTTGAAGGTCGAGCAAGACCTTACCGTGCCCGGCCATCCCGACATCTTTGCCGTTGGCGATACCGTGACGATTGCCGGCCCCGACGGCAATCCCGTGCCGGGCATCGCGCCGGCGGCCAAACAGCAGGGGCGCTACGTGGCCGCGCTCATCAAGGCGCGCCTCGGCGGCGGCACGCTGCCGCCGTTCCGCTACAAGCATGCCGGCAGCCTCGCGCAGATCGGCAAGAAAAAGGCGGTGATCGATTTCGGCCGGATCAAGCTGCGCGGCAATCTCGCCTGGTGGATCTGGGGCATCGCCCACATCTACTTCCTGATCGGCCTGCGCAACCGGCTCAGCGTCGCGCTGAGCTGGCTGTGGATCCACGCCCGCGACCAGCGCGCCGCGCGGCTGATCACGCAGGGCTCGAGCAAGGTCACGGGATAA
- a CDS encoding sigma-70 family RNA polymerase sigma factor, protein MSVVSETSAAFDIERLLVAMRPRLHRYCARMVGSVIDGEDVLQDALIKAVEAQAAAGAIGNPEGWLFRIAHNTALDFLRRRNRQEALRGLAEVDMMVDQLDAVESRQIAATSLRTFMRLPVAQRSTVILMDVLGCSLKEICEVMECSLPAAKAALHRGRTQLREIADEPEDTPQQRLSDADRERLSAYVAHFNARDFDAIRAMISDDVRLDLVSRTRMRGKAEVFSYFGNYSKVSDWRLVPGLVEGHPAILVFDPNEPDKGPKYFVLLGWSSGKVATIRDFRHAPYVIDGAEYLV, encoded by the coding sequence ATGAGCGTGGTGTCCGAGACGTCCGCCGCCTTCGACATCGAACGCCTGCTGGTCGCGATGCGGCCAAGGCTGCATCGCTATTGCGCGCGCATGGTCGGCTCGGTCATCGACGGCGAGGACGTGCTGCAGGACGCGCTGATCAAGGCGGTGGAGGCGCAGGCCGCCGCCGGCGCAATCGGCAATCCCGAAGGCTGGCTGTTCCGGATCGCGCACAACACCGCGCTGGATTTCCTGCGCCGGCGCAACCGGCAGGAGGCGCTCCGGGGACTAGCGGAGGTGGACATGATGGTCGACCAGCTCGATGCCGTGGAGAGCCGCCAGATCGCCGCCACCTCGTTGCGCACCTTCATGCGCCTGCCGGTGGCGCAGCGCTCAACCGTGATCCTGATGGATGTGCTCGGCTGTTCGCTCAAGGAAATCTGCGAAGTCATGGAGTGCAGCCTGCCGGCGGCCAAGGCCGCGCTGCATCGCGGGCGCACGCAGTTGCGGGAAATCGCCGATGAGCCGGAGGACACGCCGCAACAGCGATTATCGGATGCCGATCGCGAGCGCCTCAGCGCCTATGTCGCCCACTTCAACGCGCGCGACTTCGACGCGATCCGTGCCATGATTTCGGACGACGTGCGGCTCGATCTCGTCAGCAGGACCCGCATGCGTGGCAAGGCCGAAGTTTTCAGCTATTTCGGCAACTATTCGAAGGTCAGCGACTGGCGCCTGGTCCCGGGCCTGGTGGAGGGACATCCCGCCATCCTGGTGTTCGATCCGAACGAACCTGATAAGGGCCCGAAATATTTCGTGCTGCTGGGCTGGTCGTCCGGCAAGGTCGCAACCATCCGGGATTTCCGCCACGCGCCTTATGTCATCGATGGCGCGGAATATCTGGTCTGA
- a CDS encoding DUF805 domain-containing protein, with amino-acid sequence MLGFLFGFNARLGRLHFFLATIAVAVLMTAICFAIAGHAFQNASKGMIPSLSSWQAIAAAILFIWLSFTLQSMRIRDIGWDPVCVIPGWIAVTIIDGLLAGKIPAISLGAGQHGTIVGALVNLALFLALLFWPSSGQDNSAPTSGDPFRMPDLPSRSPAATASRVARVANGEFGRRAV; translated from the coding sequence ATGCTGGGTTTCCTGTTCGGCTTCAATGCGCGTCTCGGCCGATTGCATTTTTTCCTCGCCACGATAGCGGTCGCGGTCCTGATGACAGCGATCTGCTTCGCCATCGCCGGACATGCGTTCCAAAACGCCTCGAAGGGAATGATCCCAAGCCTGAGCTCGTGGCAGGCCATCGCCGCCGCGATCCTGTTCATCTGGCTGAGCTTTACGCTGCAGTCGATGCGGATCAGGGATATCGGATGGGATCCGGTTTGCGTGATTCCGGGATGGATCGCGGTTACGATCATCGATGGGCTCCTTGCCGGCAAGATCCCGGCTATTTCGCTCGGAGCTGGGCAGCACGGAACGATCGTCGGCGCGCTCGTCAACCTCGCGCTCTTTCTCGCCTTGCTGTTTTGGCCGAGCAGCGGGCAGGACAATTCAGCGCCGACATCAGGCGACCCGTTTCGGATGCCCGATCTGCCGTCGCGCAGTCCTGCCGCGACCGCGTCACGTGTTGCGCGGGTTGCCAATGGCGAATTCGGCCGCCGCGCGGTTTAG
- a CDS encoding ABC transporter substrate-binding protein: protein MKKAFWLAGAAILALAQPASAGDTIKIGFVSTFSGPTAVIGNDMRNSFELALDHLGRKMGGKPVEVIYEDDGQKPDVGKQKTEKLIQSDKVDFIAGYIWSNVLLASLKTAVDSKTFLISANAGPSQLAGELCSPYVFSTSWQNDQTPQAVGTYMNQKGVKSVFLIGPNYAAGKDMLAGVKSTFKGQVVGEEYTVWPSQLDFSAELTKAKNSKAESIFVFYPGAAGVQFLNQYAQAGIKAQIPLYTAFTIDELSLPLQKENALGVPGAQQWVNDLPNAENKKFVEDYRKKYTGLRPTFYGAQSYDAANLINSAVIAVKGDTSKKDEMKAEMEKANFKSVRGPFKYGNNHIPIQNFYLQDVVKDADGQLALKTVATIVKDDQDRFADKCPMKK, encoded by the coding sequence ATGAAAAAGGCATTCTGGCTGGCGGGCGCGGCGATTCTGGCGCTGGCACAGCCCGCATCCGCAGGCGACACTATCAAAATCGGCTTTGTCTCGACCTTCAGTGGCCCGACCGCTGTAATCGGCAACGACATGCGCAACTCGTTCGAGCTGGCGCTGGACCATCTCGGCCGCAAGATGGGCGGCAAGCCGGTCGAAGTGATTTATGAGGACGACGGCCAGAAGCCTGATGTGGGCAAGCAGAAGACCGAAAAGCTGATCCAGTCCGACAAGGTCGATTTCATCGCCGGCTATATCTGGTCGAACGTGCTACTGGCCTCGCTCAAGACCGCGGTCGATTCAAAAACCTTCCTGATCTCGGCCAATGCCGGGCCCTCGCAGCTCGCCGGCGAACTCTGTTCGCCTTACGTGTTCTCGACCTCCTGGCAGAACGATCAGACCCCGCAGGCGGTCGGCACCTACATGAACCAGAAGGGCGTCAAGTCGGTGTTCCTGATCGGCCCGAACTATGCGGCGGGCAAGGACATGCTGGCCGGCGTGAAGAGCACGTTCAAGGGCCAGGTCGTCGGCGAGGAATATACGGTGTGGCCGAGCCAGCTCGACTTCTCCGCCGAACTCACCAAGGCCAAGAATTCCAAGGCCGAATCGATCTTCGTGTTCTATCCCGGCGCGGCCGGCGTCCAGTTCCTCAATCAATATGCGCAGGCCGGCATCAAGGCGCAGATCCCGCTCTATACCGCCTTCACCATCGACGAATTGTCGCTGCCCTTGCAGAAGGAAAATGCGCTCGGCGTTCCCGGCGCCCAGCAGTGGGTCAACGACTTGCCGAATGCCGAGAACAAGAAGTTCGTGGAGGACTATCGCAAGAAGTACACCGGCCTGCGTCCGACCTTCTACGGCGCGCAGTCCTATGATGCCGCGAACCTGATCAACAGCGCGGTTATCGCCGTAAAGGGCGATACCTCGAAGAAGGACGAGATGAAGGCCGAGATGGAGAAGGCCAACTTCAAATCGGTGCGCGGTCCGTTCAAGTACGGCAACAACCACATCCCGATCCAGAATTTCTACCTGCAGGACGTGGTCAAGGACGCCGACGGTCAGCTCGCCCTCAAGACGGTGGCCACCATCGTCAAGGACGACCAGGACCGCTTCGCCGACAAATGTCCGATGAAGAAGTGA
- a CDS encoding branched-chain amino acid ABC transporter permease encodes MLVLVEQSLNGLQFGLLLFLLAAGLTLVFGIMDFVNLAHGSLYMMGAYFAATFVAWTNSFVLGILLALGATLLLGIALEFIALRHLYGRDHLDQVLATFGLILFFNDAVRLIWGPAGLSLPLPAWLTVPVQIVPGVFYPAYRLSIIVVALAVAALLYVVVMRTRIGMLIRAGASNREMIGALGINIKLLFTLVFGLGAALAGLAGLMQAPILTVQIGMGENILILAFVIIVIGGIGSIRGAFLAAIFVGMIDTLGRAFLPDLLRMVLSSAAASTAAPALSSMLIYLLMAIVLVVRPEGLFPAAKR; translated from the coding sequence ATGCTCGTCCTCGTAGAACAATCGCTGAACGGCCTGCAGTTCGGCCTCCTGCTGTTCTTGCTGGCAGCCGGCTTGACGCTGGTGTTCGGCATCATGGATTTCGTCAATCTGGCGCACGGCTCGCTCTACATGATGGGCGCGTACTTCGCGGCCACCTTCGTGGCGTGGACGAACAGTTTTGTGCTCGGCATCTTGCTCGCGCTCGGCGCCACGTTGCTGCTCGGCATCGCGCTCGAATTCATCGCGCTCCGGCATCTCTACGGCCGCGACCACCTCGATCAGGTGCTGGCGACCTTCGGGCTGATTCTTTTCTTCAACGATGCGGTGCGGCTGATCTGGGGACCGGCCGGCCTGTCGCTGCCGCTGCCGGCCTGGCTGACCGTGCCGGTGCAGATCGTCCCCGGCGTGTTCTATCCGGCCTACCGGCTGTCGATCATCGTGGTCGCGCTGGCGGTCGCAGCCCTGCTTTATGTCGTGGTCATGCGGACCCGCATCGGCATGCTGATCCGCGCCGGCGCCTCGAACCGCGAAATGATCGGCGCGCTCGGCATCAACATCAAACTGTTGTTCACGCTGGTGTTCGGGCTTGGCGCCGCGCTCGCCGGCCTTGCCGGGCTGATGCAGGCGCCAATCCTCACGGTGCAGATCGGCATGGGCGAGAACATCCTGATTCTTGCCTTCGTCATCATCGTGATTGGCGGCATCGGCTCGATCCGCGGCGCCTTCCTGGCCGCGATCTTCGTCGGCATGATCGATACGCTCGGCCGCGCCTTCCTGCCGGATCTGCTGCGCATGGTGCTGAGTTCTGCTGCAGCCTCCACCGCGGCGCCCGCATTGTCCTCGATGCTGATCTATCTGCTGATGGCCATCGTCCTGGTGGTGCGGCCGGAGGGGCTGTTTCCGGCCGCCAAGCGATGA
- a CDS encoding branched-chain amino acid ABC transporter permease has translation MKSHINVRNVVVALVVLGLTLLPVYSALTGNIFILTLFTRIVIFALAAASLNLIMGYGGMMSFGHAAYLGIGGYAVGILAHEGIGSGFIQWPVALALSALYALVIGALSLRTRGVYFIMITLAFAQMAYYIASGLSRYGGDDGLTIYKRSTFGGLIDLSNRVQFYYLCLGCLFGGVYLIWRIINSRFGMVVQGVRSNEQRMQAIGFHANRYRLVCFVISGTICGLAGALLANNTDFISPAGMYWTRSGELMVMVVFGGMGSLFGPVLGTIVFLLLEEVLSQFTEYWALIMGPLLLLIVLFARGGIMGVLGRFSRG, from the coding sequence ATGAAATCTCACATCAACGTCCGCAACGTCGTCGTGGCGCTCGTCGTGCTTGGCCTCACGCTGCTGCCGGTCTATTCCGCGCTGACCGGCAACATCTTCATCCTGACGCTGTTCACCCGCATCGTCATCTTCGCGCTCGCCGCCGCCAGCCTCAACCTCATCATGGGCTATGGCGGCATGATGAGCTTTGGCCACGCCGCCTATCTTGGCATCGGCGGTTATGCGGTGGGCATCCTCGCCCATGAAGGCATCGGCTCCGGCTTCATCCAGTGGCCGGTCGCGCTGGCGCTGTCGGCGCTTTATGCGCTCGTGATCGGCGCGCTGTCCTTGCGCACCCGCGGCGTCTATTTCATCATGATCACGCTCGCCTTCGCGCAGATGGCCTATTACATCGCCTCGGGTCTTTCGCGCTATGGCGGCGACGACGGCCTCACCATCTACAAGCGCAGCACTTTCGGCGGCCTGATCGACCTGTCGAACCGCGTGCAGTTCTATTACCTCTGCCTCGGCTGCCTGTTCGGCGGCGTCTATCTGATCTGGCGCATCATCAATTCGCGCTTCGGCATGGTGGTGCAGGGCGTTCGTTCCAACGAGCAGCGCATGCAGGCGATCGGCTTTCATGCCAACCGCTACCGGCTGGTTTGCTTCGTCATCTCAGGCACGATCTGCGGCCTCGCCGGCGCACTTCTGGCCAACAATACCGACTTCATCAGCCCGGCCGGGATGTATTGGACCCGCTCCGGCGAACTCATGGTGATGGTGGTCTTCGGCGGCATGGGCTCGCTGTTCGGTCCCGTCCTGGGCACCATCGTGTTCCTCCTGCTGGAAGAAGTCCTGTCGCAATTCACCGAATACTGGGCGTTGATCATGGGCCCGCTGTTGCTGCTGATCGTGCTGTTCGCGCGCGGCGGCATCATGGGCGTGCTCGGGAGGTTTAGCCGTGGCTGA
- a CDS encoding ABC transporter ATP-binding protein: MADPLLRVENLVRRFGGILATDNLSLDVVPGELHAIIGPNGAGKTTLISQLTGQLMPNSGTVHFAGRDVTRLPSYQRSRLGLARSFQITSLLPDFTAADNVALAAQAHDGHSFRFWGNARKERHLRDAAQAALTRVGLAKRADVPVSELSHGEQRELELAVALATKPQLLLLDEPMAGLGVTESARMVALLKELRKEVTIVLVEHDMEAVFALADRITVLVYGRVIASGDPDAIRSNEEVKRAYLGDQHVVVGHG, translated from the coding sequence TTGGCTGATCCCTTGCTTCGCGTCGAAAACCTGGTCCGCCGCTTCGGCGGCATCCTCGCCACCGACAATCTGTCGCTTGACGTCGTGCCGGGCGAACTCCACGCCATCATCGGTCCCAACGGCGCCGGCAAGACCACGCTGATCAGCCAGTTGACCGGGCAGTTGATGCCGAATTCCGGCACGGTTCATTTTGCCGGCCGCGACGTCACCCGGCTGCCGTCCTATCAACGTAGTCGGCTCGGCCTGGCGCGCTCGTTCCAGATCACCTCGCTGCTGCCGGATTTCACGGCCGCCGACAATGTTGCGCTCGCAGCCCAGGCGCATGACGGGCACTCGTTCCGATTCTGGGGCAACGCGCGCAAGGAGAGGCATCTCCGCGACGCGGCGCAGGCGGCGCTAACGCGGGTAGGGCTTGCGAAACGCGCCGATGTGCCGGTGTCCGAATTGAGCCACGGCGAACAGCGCGAGCTGGAGCTGGCAGTGGCGCTCGCCACCAAACCGCAACTGCTGCTGCTCGACGAGCCGATGGCCGGCCTCGGCGTCACCGAATCCGCGCGCATGGTGGCGTTGCTGAAGGAATTGCGGAAGGAAGTGACGATCGTGCTGGTCGAACACGATATGGAAGCGGTGTTCGCGCTCGCCGACCGCATCACGGTGCTGGTCTATGGCCGCGTGATCGCCTCAGGCGATCCCGATGCGATCAGAAGCAATGAGGAAGTGAAGCGCGCCTATCTCGGCGACCAGCATGTGGTGGTCGGTCATGGCTGA
- a CDS encoding ABC transporter ATP-binding protein produces MAETLLEIDGIETCYGLSQVLFGLSLKVQSGEMVALMGRNGMGKTTTIRSIMGMTPARSGTIRFAGEKVRSLPSYRIAKLGIGLVPEGRQIFPNLTVYENLVAASGNRQGNPDPWTIDKIHALFPRLAERSSNMGVTLSGGEQQMLAIGRALMTNPKLLILDEATEGLAPLIREEIWNCLSMLKGRGQSVLVIDKNVANLSRIADRHYIIERGRTVWSGTSEQLIAEPDLQHKYLGI; encoded by the coding sequence ATGGCTGAAACCTTGCTGGAAATCGATGGCATCGAGACCTGCTACGGCCTCAGCCAGGTGCTGTTCGGCCTGTCGCTGAAGGTTCAATCCGGCGAGATGGTCGCCCTGATGGGCCGCAACGGCATGGGCAAGACCACGACCATCCGTTCCATCATGGGCATGACGCCGGCCCGATCAGGCACCATCCGCTTCGCGGGCGAGAAGGTTCGCAGCCTGCCGTCGTACAGAATCGCAAAGCTCGGCATCGGCCTGGTGCCGGAAGGCCGTCAGATTTTTCCGAATCTGACGGTGTACGAAAATCTGGTCGCGGCCTCGGGCAACCGTCAGGGCAATCCCGATCCCTGGACCATCGACAAAATCCACGCGCTGTTTCCGCGGCTCGCCGAGCGCAGCAGCAACATGGGCGTGACCCTGTCCGGCGGCGAGCAGCAGATGCTGGCGATCGGCCGCGCGCTGATGACCAATCCGAAGCTTCTGATCCTCGACGAGGCCACCGAAGGCCTCGCGCCCCTGATCCGCGAAGAAATCTGGAACTGCCTGTCGATGCTGAAAGGCCGCGGGCAGTCGGTGCTGGTGATCGACAAGAACGTCGCCAACCTCTCCCGCATCGCCGACCGCCACTACATCATCGAGCGCGGGCGCACGGTGTGGAGCGGGACGAGCGAGCAGTTGATTGCGGAGCCGGATCTGCAGCACAAGTATTTGGGGATTTAG